The DNA window cttggtcctcgcgcttggccttgcctttgtcccggcctccattgaagactgctccgaccgcctcctcgccgtggcgacgttgagcaggtcgcgggtggtacggggcttgaGACAactaagcttgtggatcagggactcgtaggttatcctagagaggaatgcactgataacgtccacgtcgacgacatcaggaagggagttgcatcgtttggagaacctatggatgtaatcccgcagggactcgctgggctcctgctggcagctcttgaggtcctaggagttcccggggtagacatacgtcccctggaagtttccgacgaagaccctcttgaggtccgtccagtcgcggatgctgtcatgcGGGAGAAATTCGAGCCacactcgaacatgttcccccacgtagatggggagatattgaatgatgaagtgatcatcatccactcctccagctcggtaggcgagccagaagtcttcaagccatataccggggttcgtcTCCCCATTATACTTGGCGAcgttggtaggcggtcggaagcgctatgggaacaACACTCTCTGGATGCGCcagccaaaggcccgtggtcctaggccatctagACTGGGACTCCGGTCATTtggccggcgaccatgcctgGGTGTGTCTCCccggtcccctcgatggtccggtcAGAGTTCGTGTCGTTTGCTCCCACCAccgcccgatggacgtcatcatcatgccaggcccgacgccggttgctgatgacgctgtgaGTGTCTCGGTTCAGCCCGAGGCGTTCACACACAGGAGGccggtgtggagcgggcaccgGGTTAGGCTGTGGCGCAGCTGCACCCTCATGTTCCATGCCTGACGGCCGTAGTGGTGAGCGGAAGGAGCGGTTGGACTGGCACGCCCCTATTCCCCCGGTAGGGAGAGAGGTCATGAGTCGGTGTCGCGacacggagctctccgcctgttgaacggcggtggtctccaccagcGCTCGGAGGTTCCGATGGACCACCTGCTCCTATGGGTCAACAGGCTCAGGAAGGCCACATAGAAGCATCGCTgccgcggtgatgttctggccagcccgagcaaactgtgggggatcgttccccccatcgATGATGTTGCGCTGAACCTAGCGGGTGCGACCCCGGGCGCTGCTCGCTAGGTTCCGCGCACAGGGCGCAGCGTGCTGCACCAAGCGCGTcggcgcaggtggcggctggttctgtgCCTTCGTCGTAGCTCCTCGCTGTGCTCCTGTGCACATGCGAGGGCCTCCGCATGCGGGTCCACAGGAGTGTGGGTCTGTagggactccgctaccaccggcggctgtcccaAAGCGTCTGCCATAGTGCACTcctgggacagagggtggctaggtgccacgacgtcgccgatgctggagccatcgctctcaacatcgtcatccatgaggtcgtgaaaAGATGCGGGAgtgtagctcgccatccccatgaatttgaaTGCGAGAGGGGacggtgccagcatccttcggagcccccgggaaTGCGAGGCCGTAGGAGAACTGGTCACATGGCGGTCGCtgcagggacaacggggtcccttcggagaatcggcggaagatagtaaatagcgagtaaataacaaagcgTATGTTACTCACAGTTGGGTTTGAGCCCAGCGCGGGCTCGGAGCGAAGCACAGGTGCCTCATTGTTGAAGTCGACAGGTGTCCCGAAACCaacggagggcgctcctcctccgacgggcgccaggtcaagtgcctcctcgtggaggtgaagCACGCCAATACAGTCggtgacgaagtctaggcttccgaagaggaaggtctgggatggctcgaagatgagtggaacccacatcccaacaggtgggagtgcaggaaactccagtgagctgaagcgagtcgtatcgcttgagcccgccatgccgaagatggcagaaaggtgggccatccgatgaccaaaaagcatgaacgtacggcgtcttccccacgtacggcgccaactatcggtgcagaaagtgaccaacacataaatatttgtagttttgcggtacgttgtgatcggatgtggcctagcactcaatgacacagggtttatactggttcagacaacgagccctacgtccagtttgagtcggtcggtgactttattcctgagcctaggtgctcgaagtttgctgtggggttacaaacgagagggagtaagatgggggggggggtgcaagaggtccggtcggactctagactgaagggccgagagtgacgggagctcctatgtgcgctaagtattcgagcgtgtgctttgtgtagctttagagtgtatAAAGCTAGCAGAGTGTGAATCGATCGTTGGTTGTTCGAATCATCCGAATCGTTCgtccttgttgggagagagcgtatccccttttatagatgaaggggacggccttataagagagagatagagagagtacgtatgctactaagtcttgttgcccacgctatcgggtacaagatgattgtaggcgcccacaatactgttaatgtcagacgcatgtgggaggtttttaccgtgttctccatgtatggcaaatgacggcgcccaaaACACTATTGGTGTCCAGAGacatgtggggggttttaccgtgttcgcctggtatgggagttgagggcgcccacaacattgtagggcaaacgtcggcgcccacaacactgcttgggttctgacatgcctggatggtggcagggcacccttctgacatgccctgtcggtactgtcctgtaggtgtacaaggtacggtccttggtattgcggttgacttgagcatcCTGCCTTACTTGTTCCGCCCATTTCCTGGTTcctcaccgagtgggcgtccccggtcggttggtcctagtcggctctgactgcgccagtcggagaagagctgtatgCAGAGGTTtagtgcatccccggtcggagatgcgggtcggagtcagaagcggtgtTGGCCAAGCCTTTCGGTCGGATAGGCGGGCCGGAGTCCGAAGCGAGCGCCgatcctccttggccaggccttccggtcgaagaggcaggccggagtcggaagcgagtgttgtcttttccttggccaggccttccggttggagaggcgagccggagtcggaagcgagcgccgttcctccttggccaggccttctggtcgcataggcgggccggagtcggaagcgagcgttgtccttTCCTTGACCAGCCttggcctatcgttaggtttttgggccggcccaggagttgcgcgtcgttcgcaacgtcgtctgctgggccaagcttttgctagaaagcaggtccatgagggaccccgggtttatgaacccgacagtgcCATTGGTAGAACCAAAGGGGCAGTAGCGGCTCATGTCCCCCTCTCCCATTTGAAAGAAATTAATACCCTATAAAATTTTAATTGCATAGTATGTCTACCTTCTACTCGAGTATTTTAGGAACTCATGACACCCGAGCGTCACATGCCAATAAAACACTCGAAACTGATCGGTTGATAGAATCGAGTATTTTAAGGCCATGAAACACTCAAATTTTATAACCACAGGGTTAAGATCTAATGATCAGAATTAATTCAAAGATAGaacatataaaataaaaaattacccATATTATTTCTATGGAAGCCAAATTAGAAGATTTCAAAGCAAaaccaaataaaacaaaaaaatagccagattatttctatggaaaccaaattaaaaaaattcaaagaaaacccaaataaaatatacaaaaaataaaaaagccaaaaaatggTCAGATAAATATTCAAGTAATTCTGATCATTCTCATTTAAGAATAATCAATTTACACCAGATGAATATAGAACTTACATCTAAACTGAAGATGTAAAATATGGTTCAATGAAATGTAATATGCTCTTATATATACATACATGAGTAGGGGCTAGATGATTTGACACTACCCATCAGCTAATCTCTGCACCTACCCTTGCGCAAAAGCAGCATGGGCCAGCTAGGTGTCCGTCTCTCCATGTCAAAGGGGTGCCGTGTCAGTGCCGCGCCcagatccgtggcgcggcagcccCGGCCACGTCAGCGTTCAGCTGCCCTAGTCGCTGCCACATCGCCGCTCCTACCGCgcccccatgcatggcgcggcaacgtgatttcgccgcgccatgtgaataggcgcggccaaaagtgtttgatttgaaaaaaaattaaacagtgttagttttaaaattagttAAAAAAGAGTgttgaaaataaataaaatcattGCGGGCGCCCTCTCGCGCGTCATATATTAGGACGATTATCATATACCGTTGTAGAATTTATGTTGGCAAGGAACCGGAGCATACACACGTAGGAAAACTACAGAAATTGGCTCAAGCTTTTCCAAGTTTCCCTCGTGTACACATGAATGAAGAGCCCCTTGAACGACAACTACAAGAACATTAACTCATCATCCATCATTAATATTGTGCTTACTTTTTATACAACTGAAAAGGTACCTATTGGAAAAGGAAGTTTCAACTTTTGCCAATGGTAAACATATGAGTACACTAATGCTGGATTGCTTCGCAGATGTCTTCTAAAAATATGTTGCACCTTTGGCTTTGTTTCATCTTCGCTATAACTGTGTATGGTACCTGCATTTCTCCTATCGATGTAGCATCATTTGGCTTCGTCAGGATAGAGAGGGTGATGTGTGGAACCAGCATGGAAATGATAATGATATGTTATATGTGTACTGGCTCGAATTTAGTGAGTCCAAGGTAAGAATTGAGTAGATAGATATATGTTACATACCATGGTTGTAACCCTCTGTTATGACATAGAAGAAACCATGTCGGGCAAGTTGAAGAATCTTCTGGGATGCAACCCGTGAAAGGGAAAAAACTTATATTACTTAGCCgggagaaacattagaagaaTTTATTGTAAATGTTCTATTTTGATCTGGCAGCTAATGACATTTCTTCTATGTCATAAGAGGTCGCCACTGAAAATAATGTAAACTGAAGCTAGCAATGATGAAGATACTCTCTCTTAGCTGTTTTCATTTACCTACGGTATCAGACCTGCAGGGCAGAAGAGAGCATAAAAGAGGTCAAGGCATCAACAAACACTACAGGATAGATAGAAAGAAGAGAACTACAGAAGATGAAGACACAATGTTCCCGGGGTGCCTAAACAAACTAAGCAATGGGCTTTCCTCGAGAAAGAATTGATGTGTTGTTATGTCATCAGAAAATGACAAGCCATATTCTGTAATAAACGCAACATCATTTCCTAATGCCAGCCCTAGCTGGTCTTGAAAGCACTGCATGGGCAATCCACCACAAGCAGCGGCGGATCTAGGAAAATTTTAGGGGGGGGGGCTGAACAAAAGTGCGACAGCAACATACCTCCAACtattgctcgatcttaagtctcagccacacctacacgatagaactttgcctaaaaattcatgaggGCTCTAGGGCTCCCGTATCGGTAGGTGTCAAGCGCCTTGGCACTCAACGACGGCGGCCCGCGACTACGTAGTTCGTAGTCGCGCTCCAGTCCTCACCGCGAGGTTATACCCCTCTGCTGGTGGCTTAACAAGAGTAGAGGTAGGAGATGAGATAATAACTGATTTTCTTCCCCCTTAATTGTTTGGAGTCCAGGAActatatgagccaaccggctaacaaacttggaaacaaaCGATCCTAATTTTAAGGCCTAATTTTCTCCTAGCCACTGGGTCCGGCCCTGCCATCCTCATCCGAGGTGATCGCGGCCCTTGCCGCGTCGCGCGCTGCAGCCCGCTCTGCTGCCCTGCGGATGTCTCGCGCCCTGCGCTGCCTTGTGAATGtctggccccacatgacatctctcccctcctCGAGAAGCAGCTCATCCTCGAGCTGGAAGCTTGGAAATTGCTCGTGGAACGTGTCGAGGTCTTCCCAGGTCGTCGACTCCGGCGGTTCGCCGCGCCAATGGACGAGCAGCTGTCGAACTCCGCGCGCCAAGCGAGCCCGCTCAACCCGAACGGGCTCTGGAGTTACCACGCCATGGTGGATGTGTGGCAGTGCAGGTGGAGTCGATGGAGGCACGCCGCTGAACTTCTTGAGGGCGCTCACATGGAACACGTCATGGATGCGAGCCTGCGGCGGAAGGTCCAAACGTACAGCCACGTCATTGATGAGCTCGGCGACGCGGTAGGGCCCGATGTAGCACGGCTTCAGCTTGCCCGTAGTAGCCTGGGGTAGGGAGGACATGGTGCGCTGTCGGAGGCGCAGCAACGCCCAATCGCCCACCTGATCCGCTCGCCATTGGCCATGATCGCCGTGAGTCGAGGCCGGGGCTGGACCGTCAGCCCGGTGCGGGGCGCGGCGCTTGCGGCGATGAAGTTGTGGGTAGACCCACTATCGAGGAGGGCGACGAGCGTGGTACCGCCCAGCGAGACGGCGATCTGCAACGTCCTGCCGAACGGCACTCCGGCCACTGCGTGCAGGGAGAAAATCGGCGACTCCGTCTCCTGCTCATCGGtcgcggctgcttcgtcggtgtAGGAGATCTCCACGCCGCCGATGTGGAAGATGCGCCGGCAGACGCGATTGTGCCCCCTGGTGTACTTTTCGTTGCAGTTGTAGTAGAGgcatgtcgacgaaatatggtcggcagtctacctagaggtatgcccaaggtagtagattgtcggcagacagatgcgcaagctacaaacaagacggtaacacaagacagacacaaggttttatctaggttcggccgccgtgagggcgtaaaacctacgtcctgcgtctgattgtattgctgtatgttaatgagagatgtttttagaggggtcccgtgcccgccttatatagtctgggaggcagggttacagatctggaaactaatcctagccagttacaattgccataggtggccagataaggattcctattctaaccgaccaggatcttgcttgatctccaggtctgtcttgactccttgcgcgggactccaagcaGCTTGACCGGGCCGCGCATCGTCTCCTGTTGGGCCAGACCTCCTGGtccaggctggcccaagcctagccgtcagggtataggggttaatacccccacagctagtccccgagctccATGTATTCTGACGCGACACGCCTTATTAACCTCATCCGAACAGTGAGGTTTAAATTCTTGAcacctccgaccaccgttgttgctggagaagtaggttgtccgaagaatgtatggtgctcctaagaagaaagaaaaagatttccttcctgggaagtgtgcccacttgtatttctaaaaagaaatgtaagtgcgtctgaAAGCACatcatccttgatcatcagaggcataggggtcgaaaaaaaacacattcaccgcaaggtgaagtgtgcccacttagtccccgagcctggtagtaggtgacgtaggcacgtggtgccagggtctaaaaaaaagaaaaaaattcctagttaagttgagaatcccattgccgtacaggcgatacgagacgcaccggcaggtgcatcgtaccgatgtagtccccgagcttgctggaaggcgaagtataagccttgtagcaaggtctaaataaatatctctcaactgtatgtgagtacaaatcacatgtagccgaggagagtagTCTCCGAGTAGTGgttggggcagtccccgagcatggcagtaatcggagcagtccccgagcacggtagtggttggggcagtccccgagcacggcagtgatcggagcagtccccgagcacggtagtgatcGGAGCAGTCCCCTAGCACGGTAGCGGACTGGGCAGTctccgagcacgatagtggtctggaccacCCCTGAGTAccagacatgcagcgaagaagcgaatgccgcttgtactattatttggtgtatttatttatcttcttactcttgtcaattccaatctgacacgtctggtcaaaaaagcagacggatatggcacgtcatactgcctttttgtcctttgaagcaaacagtcgcttggcacctgtaaggaggtgcgtcagtgtgggccctctagctatgaagaggcgcgtacactggtaacgaaagGGCGCGTATACTGGCGTAGATCTAGAAGTTGTGAAAACAactgtctgcggcgcgtgcgcacgtctcccaagaatatcgggcggacgaaacgacagaacccttggttatttataatatagaactggtaagttactacTTACCGATCCCCATTTCCAATCGCCGCcgtggccttcttcttcttcttgccaaacctaatacctccgaaatcatcactaATCACCCAACCACCATAGCCTCCTCCATCACcaagggcggattcatggcgaagagtgacgcccagaagaaagccggagtcatggcgaaggagtggtggaaatcaaaaaGCAACgaacagaccatcgaagacctcatcaccatgggggtgctccacaacaaggcactcgcgggatggcgcgcgccagaaggagaagggtaccccgatccacaaccaggtgagattgtggttttcgaagatttttTCAAGCGGGGtattggggttccagtgcaccctttccttcaggggctctgcttgtattacgagattgggatttgcaatctgcatcccaactcgattcttcttgtctccaccttcattcatctttgcgaagcatatggtggcttccagccccattttgacttctttcgccatctcttctgtctgcggaagaaaggaagcggcggctcgaagatagccggaggtgtgtacctcaatctgcgtgacgggatgaaagaccagtacttgcactgcccctggaacacatcGTTGGTCGACTGGTACAAgaggtggttctacatccgcgaagagccaaacacggtCACATTGTGCGACATGGGATTCATTCTGGaaaagaagaacagctggtcggagaaacccgagcacctggaacagatctCAGAAattcttgggatgatcccatggaagaaactggatggtccgagcgtggtcgggaacttcatcagccgaaggatccaaccTTGCCAGTGGAGGGTACTtcccggctacgagtaccaaggcagCACAGACCCAACTAGGACTAGGCAAGAAGCACTTGACAAGAcagaagtcaaagccaggattggggagctattcaacttagctgatccaaattatgttaggttgatcgacatcgagcacgctttcaagctggcccgacctcctccaaaggtaaattatgctaccTTGTACCCATAGggttatgttgtaacagaaacttactgtgttgtcgcctttatgtttcccagagcaATGGTCGTGACAGAGCTGTAGTgtttgtgtctccaccccctggtgtggattggccgcaagttgccggcccaactgCCCAGACCAGCCCCAGGACcaaggacgtcgactgggccgtactcggagttggggaggaggcaaccgccagggctgctggcaagcggccggtggccagcaagcgtcgtcaggccatcttcaaTTTGTCAgatgacgaagcagaggatgcagacatcctCCGACTCgcccctcgaaagaggaggagacatcTGGAgtcgtcggagcagggtggctcctccgtgcccaTGGAAaacgcatcaccgaccactacaatGCAGAGGGCAAGCTGCATAGGGGTTGAACATCAAGCCCCAGCGccggtactggtcgtggaaaGAGACCCGGCGGCATccgcagagcacgtggagcaaacACGGACGaggagacgcgccttcgccacatcgtTCCGCGCTTCCAaactgtaagtatttgtaaccttgatgtaagcttacaatttatattgaatactattgtcttctgaacatatctctgatatattaggtcggcctccaccgaaaatcccgaccaactaGCCGGGTGCGACATGGCCCCGCCAGCAATGGCGGGGAAAACTGCTGAGCAGTCTATTGTGAAGGAACCTGTAGCAGAAAATCTAGTGGAGCCTCAACGAACAAGCGGCCagacgatagtccccgagcagttggtcgaggggagagccgagccaagttcAAGTGTTCCGAGCACTGAACCCACTGAGGGTGACACCTCAGCAGCAATTGTAACAGAAcaaaccgaggagcagcggccggaAGTAAGAACACAGAGCACCCTTGTCGATGCTGCAgcccgtgggaaagccatagtggtcgcggaAACTGCTAACTCCAGACCAGCACCAACACTTGAAGAAGAGcctgaagaggacgaagtggaggaggtcctggggcatccacaggacaagcgacagcatgtgtatgtgtcgcgctggcgaaaCGACCAGTGGGTTGttcacgaagaaatcccagaggtcgaagaaacggcaaaagttgaacgagcggcaaaacgtctggtgacggaagtccaggtatgtttggatTTGCCACTTGATTCTACTTATTCAGTCAAACCGTCAGACTTAGCTTGTTTacgtgcaggacttgatgaagacttcaaggtaccgaaaaaggtgctttgaccagattgaggggatcacagcgagCAATAGAGAACTAACGGCCGAGGTGGAaagcttgcgccaccaacttgaagctgcCGACCAGGAAAGGACCGAGCTAGAGGCATAGAAAcaaaacctggtcgtccagctcaataacaaagagcaggaaaaaacaagtaagctgTTACTTCATTACAGCAAGTGCATGATACGtgtttttgcattgttgatagtaacaactgtagtgcaggcttggaagccgaagtagtccatctccaagaggagaatggCCGTGTagccgtagagtgtggtcgcctgacgGAGGAGAACAAGAAACTGGCACACGACCAGTcacaactccaagaccacacaaccaagatgaaggaggaactgaaaagtaagtgttctagaccaccttgctcaaTTTGTTGCCCACGTTATCTTGTCGTGGCGTGACATTTTAATATCTTGAGCGGTTtgtagttttgaaagtcaatgccaagaagcatttgGAAGCCATGATaaaagatcgtgacggctggaaggcacgatgcctagagatcaccgaggatcgggacataTGGAAGGAACGGTGCCAagaggtggcaactggcattttgcccgtcctcaaccttatagatccagcgcttacagaagaaacgccgaggacgccacagctcgGACTGATCGAGAGGTGCCGAAAAGCATGGGagtggttccaagagttcgtgaaggaggcaggtgagtacacaggcgcacatgtgctgagcatggtacgtgcccactaccccctgatcgatctccaatgcctggaggctgggtacccgaaggaggtaagtccagacaaggctgaggagcttcggatgacccaacTGGACCTGTCCTCAAAGATAAtcggcgacattaacctgtgtggaggtgggacagcacctgtatagggtacgccatcattAAGCCAGATGGACACGCCAACGGTTGTGAGCCagccggcgaagcctgcggtctcgaccagccaggcaccgacggggccatcctcttcagctcgaccagcacaagagtcgtCGAGACTCGAGCGGGATATCGGAagtagcgagcagtaggtgctgcgtgccccaaccagccaacagaataggctagagctgtagaagaaggatatagttgtgttattgtaaacttgtacctcgtcaggcaagcttgtaataacgtaattgtatatcagtataagcttatttgttttgcatgaaacgtatttaagcttgaaactcgtgttggcgtcactaagtgagaacatgttggcgttctatttagttgtaccagtttactcgacacgTTATCTtgaaaagtttgtacggccctgatttggcatgtggtcggagtgtgaggtacatGACCTGTACACACGTAGATGCGAACAAGTCAAAACAGGGGGGACCTACCAATctcccgtagcgtagagagcggatcccatgcacgcattgagaggaaccggagacaggacctGCTCCAAAAACCCGTAAAGGAAtagtggtcggctttgactggccAAATTAGAATAgccgtaaaattcgaagtgacacaaaCATAGTGGTCGAAGAAATCGTAAtaactttattgaattaaatcgaaagtacaaaaggagtacatatctcagaaGTTAAGcgtagaaatgcctaagcttgtcgatgtgccatgaattcggtacgtccgtaccatccaggtgagctaacctgtaagacgttggtcgtgtgacttccttgatcatgaagggcccctcctatggagttgcgagtttatggacaccagcctgattcgtcttccacttcaggaccaagtctccgaccatgaagaaccgctccttaacattcttgttgtagtacctgcgcaagaCAGCAAGGTATTTTGCTGTACGTATGCACGAATCGAGCCGcctctcttctgcactattcacttcgaGCTCCCGTACTTTGTTGGCTTTGCCCTCGTCGaaattctctacccgtgctgatctaaaagctatatctgctgggaggacagcctcagcgccgtaaaccataaagtatggtgagacgccggtgttacgactgggctgagttctgaggccccagaccatggctggcaactctttgagccatctttcgggagctttgtcgttttctctgtacatcctcttcttcaacgcgtccaagatcataccgtttgcccgctcgacctgtccattagctcttgggtgcgccaccgagacgtattttactactatgctcctttcatcgcagaagtcccaaaaagcgttcccggtgaactgagtacccagatcagtgatgatgctgttgggtatgccgaaacggtggatgacctggtcgaggaacgtaacagccttttctgaggatgcctgtaccagaggcatgtactctatccacttagaaaatttgtcgatcagcacaaagacacacgtaaatttcctaggagccagtttgaaaggcccgatcatatccagtccccagcatgcgaagggccaagaggctggtatcgtctggatctcatgtgctggtacgtggattctcttggcgaagaactgacaaccctcacagtgtcggactagcttctctgcatcagccaccgctgacggccaatagaaccctgctcggaaagccttgccgaccagcgttctcgaggctacGTGGTTACCGCAGGAGccggagtggatttggtctaggagatgttcgccgtcctcctgggttata is part of the Miscanthus floridulus cultivar M001 chromosome 9, ASM1932011v1, whole genome shotgun sequence genome and encodes:
- the LOC136479162 gene encoding uncharacterized protein, whose amino-acid sequence is MSSLPQATTGKLKPCYIGPYRVAELINDVAVRLDLPPQARIHDVFHVSALKKFSGVPPSTPPALPHIHHGVVTPEPVRVERARLARGVRQLLVHWRGEPPESTTWEDLDTFHEQFPSFQLEDELLLEEGRDVMWGQTFTRQRRARDIRRAAERAAARDAARAAITSDEDGRAGPSG